The Coccidioides posadasii str. Silveira chromosome 3, complete sequence genome contains a region encoding:
- a CDS encoding uncharacterized protein (EggNog:ENOG410QDM5~COG:E~TransMembrane:11 (o53-71i83-101o134-153i165-185o191-211i286-307o343-368i388-405o417-438i463-485o491-509i)), which yields MDKGLDQAPAYDQGLEKEVDVKELRYGEATDIYGDVETADRYGYVARGLKSRHIQFIALGGTIGTGLFLGIGRALTQGGPLSLLLGYTMTGCAIFGMMMSLGEMATWLPLPGAIPQFCARYVDPAMGFAVGWNNWYLCAITLCVEIAAASVIIQFWEGAVDINVAAWISIVIVLVLVLNIFAVSVYGEAEFIFASIKIITIVGLLILSLIIDLGGVPGTPRLGFHFWKEPGAMNVYKGTGDKGRFLGWFSTLVNAAFSFGGVETVACAAGEAANPRRNIPKAVRRVFWRILFFYVLGSLALGVLVPYDDERLLDAQEKNAPGGAASPWVIAIYRAGIPALPSIINAVILTSASSSANAFLYTGSRYLYALAQNRHAPRFLLKCSKSGVPIYCVLITALISLLTYLSTTAGSNVVFVWFQNLTTIASLFTWCSICVAYIKFHNALKAQGVDRDTLIFRSPFQPYVAWISLIFFSIIIVFNGFYAFLPFNTRSFITAYVGIPIYFGLYVFWKIFKRTKAVAASEADIFTGKAALDAVEWPSEIPKNWIEKIWYWIA from the exons ATGGACAAAGGGCTCGATCAAGCGCCAGCCTACGACCAAGGCCTGGAAAAGGAAGTCGACGTCAAGGAGTTGAGATATGGAGAGGCGACCGACATCTATGGAGACGTGGAGACCGCCGATCGATATGGCTATGTTGCTCGAGG ATTAAAATCGCGCCATATTCAATTCATTGCCCTTGGTGGCACGATTGGTACCGGTTTATTCTTGGGTATCGGTCGAGCTCTGACTCAAGGCGGTCCCCTCAGTTTGCTACTTGGTTATACGATGACTGGCTGCGCTATCTTCGGCATG ATGATGTCTCTCGGCGAAATGGCTACTTGGCTGCCTCTGCCCGGTGCCATTCCTCAATTCTGCGCGCGTTATGTGGACCCAGCTATGGGTTTCGCCGTTGGCTGGAAT AACTGGTATCTTTGCGCGATCACTCTCTGCGTCGAAATTGCAGCCGCATCGGTCATAATTCAGTTCTGGGAGGGCGCGGTGGATATCAACGTCGCCGCCTGGATTTCCATTGTCATTGTCCTGGTCCTGGTGCTCAATATCTTCGCCGTTTCGGTCTATGGTGAAGCGGAGTTCATTTTCGCCAGTATCAAGATTATCACGATTGTCGGATTGCTCATCTTGTCTCTGATCATCGACCTCGGGGGCGTTCCTGGCACTCCACGGCTCGGATTCCATTTTTGGAAAGAACCCGGTGCAATGAACGTCTACAAGGGCACGGGAGACAAAGGCCGTTTTCTTGGTTGGTTCTCAACGCTCGTCAATGCTGCGTTCTCCTTTGGCGGCGTGGAGACAGTGGCATGTGCTGCAGGAGAAGCGGCGAACCCGAGACGCAACATTCCCAAGGCTGTTCGACGTGTGTTCTGGCGTATTCTGTTTTTCTACGTCCTTGGGTCTCTTGCCCTTGGAGTTTTGGTCCCGTACGACGATGAACGCCTCTTGGATGCTCAAGAAAAGAACGCTCCTGGTGGTGCCGCCTCTCCCTGGGTCATCGCAATATACCGAGCTGGTATTCCGGCTTTGCCCTCGATTATCAATGCCGTGATTCTCACATCTGCCTCTTCGTCAGCTAATGCCTTCTTGTACACCGGAAGTCGATATCTCTATGCCCTCGCCCAGAACCGCCATGCCCCAAGATTCCTACTCAAGTGCTCCAAATC GGGCGTCCCAATTTACTGCGTTTTAATCACAGCATTAATTTCCTTGCTCACATACCTGTCCACCACCGCGGGTTCAAACGTGGTGTTTGTATGGTTTCAGAACCTGACCACCATCGCATCCCTTTTCACTTGGTGCTCCATTTGCGTGGCTTATATCAAGTTCCACAATGCTCTCAAGGCCCAAGGTGTGGATCGCGACACCCTGATATTCCGAAGTCCATTCCAACCCTATGTTGCCTGGATATctctgattttcttctccaTTATTATCGTGTTTAACGGATTCTATGCCTTCCTTCCATTCAACACTCGTTCATTCATCACTGCATATGTCGGCATCCCGATTTACTTTGGTCTTTACGTATTCTGGAAAATTTTCAAAAGGACAAAGGCCGTGGCAGCCTCCGAGGCCGACATCTTTACCGGAAAAGCCGCTCTTGATGCGGTTGAATGGCCGTCGGAAATCCCGAAGAATTGGATCGAAAAGATTTGGTACTGGATCGCATAA
- a CDS encoding uncharacterized protein (EggNog:ENOG410PPY9~COG:S), whose translation MSTPNNGSTPATGTDSSPGFANLFDNSTPSMSNVPRPNHIPLPPSPAGSQNGATGGMAGMATGMPMNAGQEMDLNYVYQMITELSEVLAHNRDTTKNIIRASEELARRAAAEGTAPNLQQVNGEIASARIADLENEVAKQKRVIDILKYEQMENMKLIGEYETAVGTMTEQIRNYCCNVNDHFLAQKRRYNDLLQEEKDAHLQSRLERDYWHSQTLRCAEMIRTAYRLRCEEEVLPIRIVAGLQNEVRALRNALGLDPENPEEEYGWEILKDAPPGVD comes from the exons ATGTCGACTCCAAACAACGGGAGCACACCCGCTACAGGCACCGACTCTAGTCCCGGCTTCGCCAACCTTTTCGATAACAGCACTCCGAGCATGTCTAACGTTCCGCGGCCGAACCACATCCCGCTTCCACCTAGCCCGGCGGGCAGTCAGAACGGCGCCACCGGGGGAATGGCAGGAATGGCGACAGGAATGCCAATGAATGCAGGTCAAGAAATGGATCTCAACTATGTTTACCAAATGATCACGGAGTTGAGCGAAGTTCTCGCGCACAATCGTGACACCACAAAAAATATCATCCGGGCCAGTGAAGAACTTGCT AGGCGTGCTGCTGCTGAAGGAACCGCTCCCAATCTGCAGCAGGTTAATGGAGAGATTGCTT CCGCTCGCATCGCTGATCTCGAGAATGAAGTTGCCAAGCAGAAACGTGTCATCGATATACTTAAATACGAACAGATGGAAAATATGAAGTTGATTGGTGAATACGAAACCGCTGTTGGGACCATGACCGAACAGATTCGCAACTATTGCTGCAACGTCAATGATCACTTCCTCGCTCAGAAGCGCCGCTACAATGACCTCCTTCAAGAGGAAAAGGACGCCCATCTCCAGAGCCGTTTGGAGCGCGACTACTGGCATTCTCAGACTTTGCGATGTGCTGAGATGATCCGCACTGCTTATCGCCTTCGCTGCGAGGAGGAAGTGCTCCCCATTCGAATCGTTGCGGGACTTCAGAACGAAGTGCGCGCCCTTCGTAACGCACTGGGTCTGGACCCTGAAaatcctgaagaagaatatggCTGGGAAATTCTCAAGGATGCTCCACCTGGCGTCGATTAG
- a CDS encoding uncharacterized protein (EggNog:ENOG410PRN3~COG:S) → MAHSMTVAELKTAFLRDQIRILSTSLDPTEDWKDYGPEVESDLSDKAVGGVLQKVNSILGQHNRSVLSTQAVHHVSQQIERLYLNTIDPDLGEGSAQRHMVEKGADLTSPESIKRLPDEWMGSNVSAEAQERYMQLHKQLVLLDAERNKQRQRLAQYKQLKTLLEPFNEPRTNIQPNLVSKDSQLASELGRMRMLLAKVADRVNRVGQQRDGMPIEEPNSLEDMDTRLAKILDMT, encoded by the exons ATGGCTCACTCAATGACTGTCGCTGAGCTGAAAACAGCTTTCCTTCGGGATCAAATCCGAATATTATCCACTTCTTTAGACCCAACAGAGGATTGGAAAGATTATGGGCCGGAAGTCGAAAGTGACCTCTCGGACAAAGCTGTGGGCGGCGTTTTGCAGAAAG TAAACTCGATACTCGGACAGCATAACCGCTCCGTCTTGTCGACCCAAGCAGTCCACCATGTTTCCCAACAGATTGAGCGGCTGTATCTGAACACGATTGACCCAGATTTGGGAGAAGGTAGTGCACAAAGGCATATGGTAGAAAAGGGTGCTGACCTGACAAGTCCTGA GAGTATCAAGCGGCTTCCCGACGAATGGATGGGAAGCAATGTTTCTGCAGAGGCCCAGGAACG ATATATGCAGTTGCACAAACAACTTGTTTTGCTCGATGCCGAGCGGAATAAACAGCGACAGCGATTGGCTCAGTATAAGCAGCTGAAGACTTTGTTGGAACCATTCAACGAACCTCGAACAAATATCCAACCAAATCTTGTCAGTAAAGATAGCCAGCTGGCTTCAGAACTCGGCCGAATGAGAATGCTTCTGGCAAAGGTGGCCGACAGGGTCAACCGTGTCGGCCAACAACGAGATGGGATGCCAATAGAAGAGCCCAATTCGCTGGAAGATATGGATACCAGGCTAGCGAAGATCCTGGATATGACTTGA
- a CDS encoding uncharacterized protein (EggNog:ENOG410PG5X~COG:S): protein MATNNRPKGLLFDIGGVCVVSPFQAILDYEIANNIPIGWINYAIQHTSPNGAWHRIERGEIKLDANFFAEFNRDFQHQHLWEAFHEQLKKKNPQTSSPSSTTSSAHLPLPKVDAEYMFWEMMRVSREADPYMFPALKKLKESGQFILGALSNTTILPEDHPYSKRSAMHEVKQMFDFFISSAHCGLRKPDPRIYELALKNMREEAAKKGFGGIAPDDIVFLDDIGINLKWAKKAGMRTIKVDLGKTDDAVRELERYTGMKLLDDSDRAKL from the exons ATGGCGACTAATAACCGCCCGAAAGGGCTGCTTTTTGACATCGGAGGCGTCTGC GTTGTCTCTCCGTTTCAAGCAATTCTGGACTACGAGATCGCAAACAACATACCTATTGGATGGATAAACTACGCCATCCAGCACACCTCTCCAAACGGCGCCTGGCATCGGATCGAGAGAGGCGAGATCAAGCTAGACGCAAACTTCTTCGCGGAATTCAACCGTGATTTCCAACATCAGCATCTATGGGAGGCTTTCCATGAGcaactgaagaagaagaacccCCAGACCTCGTCGCCATCGTCCACGACGTCTTCCGCGCATCTTCCACTCCCCAAGGTCGATGCGGAGTATATGTTCTGGGAAATGATGCGCGTATCACGAGAAGCAGACCCTTACATGTTCCCCGCCCTCAAGAAGCTTAAGGAATCGGGGCAATTCATCCTAGGGGCGTTGTCGAACACGACCATCTTACCTGAGGACCATCCGTATAGCAAGAGATCGGCGATGCATGAAGTGAAGCAGATGTTTGATTTCTTCATTTCCAGCGCACATTGTGGACTGAGGAAACCGGATCCTAGGATCTATGAACTCGCGCTGAAAAATATGAGAGAGGAGGCGGCGAAGAAAGGGTTTGGTGGGATTGCGCCAGACGATATAGTGTTCCTGGATGACATCGGTATCAATTTGAAATGGGCGAAGAAAGCGGGTATGAGAACGATCAAAGTAGATTTGGGTAAGACCGATGATGCTGTGAGGGAATTGGAGAGATATACGGGCATGAAACTGCTCGATGACTCGGACAGAGCGAAATTGTAG
- the RPL5 gene encoding 60S ribosomal protein uL18 (EggNog:ENOG410PH7A~COG:J) gives MPFTKLVKNSAYYSRYQTKFKRRRQGKTDYYARKRLITQAKNKYNSPKYRLVVRFTNRDIITQIVTSELTGDKVIACAYAHELKRYGIKNGLTNWSAAYATGLLLARRTLKKLGLDEDFVGVEEPEGEFTLTEAAETDEGTRRPFKAFLDVGLHRTSTGARVFAAMKGASDGGILVPHSENRFPGFDIETEELDAETLRKYIFGGHVAEYMEGLADDDEERYKSQFQMYIDNGLEAGELEDMYAEAHKAIREDPFKKDEEAGPKKSKEEWKAESLKYKAKKLSRAEKNARAQEKIRELAE, from the exons ATG CCTTTCACCAAGCTTGTTAAGAACAGCGCTTACTACAG CCGCTACCAAACCAAGTTCAAGCGTCGCCGACAGGGTAAAACTGACTACTATGCCCGTAAGCGATTGATCACCCAGGCGAAGAACAAGTACAACTCGCCCAAGTACCGTCTCGTCGTCCGCTTCACCAACCGTGACATCATCACCCAGATCGTCACCTCTGAACTCACCGGCGACAAGGTCATTGCCTGTGCCTACGCTCACGAGCTTAAGCGCTATGGCATCAAGAATGGTCTTACCAACTGGTCTGCTGCTTACGCCACCGGTCTTCTCCTTGCCCGCCGCACCCTGAAGAAGCTCGGCTTGGATGAGGACTTTGTCGGTGTTGAGGAACCAGAGGGCGAATTCACTCTCACCGAGGCTGCCGAGACCGACGAGGGTACCCGCCGCCCCTTCAAGGCCTTCCTCGATGTTGGTCTTCACCGCACTTCGACCGGTGCCCGTGTCTTCGCCGCCATGAAGGGTGCTTCCGATGGTGGTATCTTGGTTCCTCACTCCGAGAACCGTTTCCCTGGCTTCGACATCGAAACCGAGGAGCTCGATGCTGAGACTCTCCGCAAATACATCTTCGGTGGACACGTTGCTGAGTACATGGAGGGTCTTGCCGATGACGACGAGGAGCGCTACAAGAGTCAGTTCCAGATGTACATCGACAACGGACTCGAGGCTGGTGAGCTCGAGGATATGTACGCTGAGGCCCACAAGGCTATCCGTGAGGATCCATTCAAGAAGGACGAGGAGGCCGGTCCTAAGAAGAGCAAGGAGGAGTGGAAGGCTGAGAGCTTGAAGTACAAGGCCAAGAAGCTCTCTCGCGCAGAGAAGAATGCTCGTGCCCAGGAGAAGATCCGGGAGTTGGCAGAATAA